A section of the Lepus europaeus isolate LE1 chromosome 10, mLepTim1.pri, whole genome shotgun sequence genome encodes:
- the ADM2 gene encoding protein ADM2 codes for MARLLAVILGCVSLVYLQLPGALSGGPVQGPRPLRPREPPARTPSGSLQPRHPAPWAVVWKPRQVPQPNRKASQAPAMGQRLRNSGQRHPGPRRTQAQLLRVGCVLGTCQVQNLSHRLWQLVRPAGRQDSAPIDPSSPHSYG; via the exons AtggcccggctcctggctgtcaTCCTGGGTTGCGTCAGCCTCGTGTACCTGCAGCTGCCCGGTGCGCTGTCCGGCGGCCCGGTCCAGGGCCCGCGGCCCCTTCGGCCCAG AGAGCCCCCGGCCCGGACCCCTTCCGGGAGTCTGCAGCCCCGACACCCTGCACCCTGGGCAGTGGTCTGGAAACCCCGTCAGGTTCCTCAGCCAAACAGGAAGGCCAGCCAGGCCCCCGCGATGGGCCAGCGTCTCCGGAACAGCGGCCAGAGACACCCCGGCCCCCGCAGGACCCAAGCCCAGCTCCTGCGGGTGGGCTGTGTGCTGGGTACCTGCCAAGTGCAGAACCTCAGCCACCGGCTTTGGCAGCTCGTGAGGCCGGCGGGCCGCCAGGACTCCGCTCCCATCgaccccagcagcccccacagcTATGGCTGA